In Ruminococcaceae bacterium R-25, one genomic interval encodes:
- a CDS encoding lysine-N-methylase: MTIYWPNYYKDFKCKAGNCLHTCCAGWVIGIDEKSLKRFEGEPEVASRISDGCFVLKDNGRCPFLRDDNLCEMILKHGEDFLCDICKEHPRFYNAFDDHTEAGIGLVCEEACRLVLEAEGPFELVADDGSKMELPDYVKVIFDTSKPLTEKLSAISGGRRANSKIRSEIFDEMEVMDPKWTKLLSKVIEAPVSEEDENKAVLENEKALTNFAAYLLYRYKGAGRFAAESVYLLSDLIVKGCGLLDVARVFSCEVEYSDINIDQALETFA; encoded by the coding sequence GTGACGATTTATTGGCCGAATTATTACAAAGATTTCAAATGCAAAGCAGGAAACTGCCTTCATACATGCTGTGCCGGCTGGGTTATCGGTATCGATGAGAAGTCGCTTAAACGGTTTGAAGGTGAGCCTGAAGTAGCAAGCAGGATTTCTGACGGATGTTTTGTCCTGAAAGATAACGGCAGATGCCCGTTCTTAAGGGATGACAACCTTTGCGAGATGATCTTGAAGCACGGCGAAGATTTTCTTTGTGACATTTGCAAAGAGCACCCCAGGTTTTATAACGCTTTCGATGACCATACCGAAGCGGGAATCGGCCTTGTCTGCGAAGAGGCGTGCAGACTGGTTTTGGAAGCCGAAGGTCCCTTTGAACTTGTTGCTGACGACGGCTCGAAAATGGAACTTCCGGATTATGTAAAAGTAATATTCGATACCTCAAAGCCACTTACTGAAAAGCTTTCTGCGATCAGCGGCGGCAGAAGGGCCAATTCGAAGATAAGATCAGAGATCTTCGATGAGATGGAAGTTATGGATCCTAAGTGGACAAAGCTTTTGAGCAAGGTCATTGAAGCTCCCGTATCGGAGGAAGATGAGAATAAGGCGGTCCTTGAAAATGAGAAGGCGCTGACCAATTTCGCGGCATATCTGCTCTACCGTTATAAGGGTGCGGGAAGATTTGCGGCTGAGTCTGTTTATCTTCTGTCTGACCTCATCGTTAAGGGCTGCGGACTCTTGGATGTTGCCAGAGTCTTCTCGTGCGAAGTCGAATATTCCGACATCAATATAGATCAGGCTCTTGAGACATTCGCATAA
- a CDS encoding Cupin domain-containing protein — protein MVFDYNQAEWTPNPGFKGGEGTFFNKMFTDGTNKMMQGKLEPGSSIGYHKHEGNCEMIFIVEGRGKVLYDDGEEEVHAGMVHYCPEGHSHSLINNSSENLIFYAVVPKQ, from the coding sequence ATGGTTTTCGATTACAACCAGGCAGAATGGACACCTAACCCGGGTTTTAAGGGAGGCGAGGGCACTTTTTTCAATAAAATGTTCACCGACGGAACCAATAAAATGATGCAAGGAAAGTTAGAACCCGGTTCTTCGATCGGATATCACAAGCACGAAGGAAACTGCGAGATGATATTCATCGTAGAAGGCCGGGGAAAGGTGCTTTATGACGACGGTGAAGAAGAAGTTCATGCCGGAATGGTCCATTATTGTCCTGAAGGACACTCACATTCGCTCATTAACAACAGTAGCGAAAATCTGATATTCTATGCAGTGGTACCCAAACAGTAA